From the genome of Winogradskyella forsetii, one region includes:
- a CDS encoding glycosyl hydrolase family 16: MKNNRLINLRKAFVFGLILTLTLGCERDLTDEAVPAEFSNVGDVFTDNFVGMGTDFYFPFADSKPDAFSVDNNEGYESSSSYRIDVPNASDITGNYAGAILRVDGPGRDLTNFDALTFWAKASSGVTIDQVGFGVDFIEDKYQATVNALNIGTNWAKYTIPIPDPSKLTNERGLLWYAAGTLATGGSGYILWLDDIKFEKLGTVAQPRPAIQNGEDIVTDTFTGVTLPVTGLTQTFNLASGIDRTVECAPGYFVFRSSDLSVAQVDDVGNVSIIGPGTSVITANLGGTLNSTTNEIEGGIDADGSLIINSLGEFSFAPVQTRDANDVLSVFSDYYTNVPVDYYNGFWTPGSTTGSADFVVNGDNILNYTNFNYVGTAMGNPTLDASEMTHFHMNLYIPGTVPSNFDFLISIEDWGPNQVDNGGDDTRQQIFVNASQVSANSWVTVDVPLTLANKSNIGLIIYENINGSSLSNFYVDNVYFYKEPTVVVGPTDAPEAPTEDEVANNVISVFSDAYTDVVNDGLNNFDSGSVLAVQNIASNDVLRYSNLNFTGLEFLGPNIIDASATTTLHLDLWSPDANEFKIKLVDFGADGAFGGGDDTEHEINLGATATNQWVAYDIALSDFLGLASTQNLAQIILVNAPEGTLFIDNLYFYN; encoded by the coding sequence ATGAAAAATAATAGATTAATTAATTTAAGAAAAGCATTTGTGTTTGGGTTGATTTTAACCTTGACATTAGGTTGTGAAAGAGATCTAACAGACGAGGCTGTACCAGCTGAATTCTCTAATGTTGGTGATGTTTTTACAGACAATTTTGTTGGTATGGGTACAGATTTTTACTTTCCATTTGCAGACTCTAAACCTGATGCATTTTCAGTAGACAATAATGAGGGTTACGAAAGTTCGTCATCTTATAGAATTGATGTTCCAAATGCAAGTGATATTACAGGTAATTATGCCGGTGCTATATTACGAGTTGATGGTCCTGGTAGAGACTTAACTAACTTTGATGCCTTAACATTTTGGGCAAAAGCTTCAAGTGGCGTAACTATTGATCAAGTCGGTTTTGGTGTTGATTTTATAGAAGATAAGTATCAAGCTACTGTAAATGCCTTAAACATTGGCACTAATTGGGCTAAGTATACAATTCCTATTCCTGACCCCTCTAAATTAACCAATGAACGAGGTCTTTTATGGTATGCTGCCGGTACTTTGGCAACAGGAGGTTCAGGGTATATACTTTGGTTAGATGACATTAAATTTGAAAAACTAGGAACTGTAGCACAACCAAGACCCGCAATTCAAAATGGTGAAGATATTGTTACAGATACATTTACAGGAGTTACACTTCCAGTAACAGGATTAACACAAACATTTAATTTAGCTTCTGGTATTGACAGAACTGTTGAGTGTGCACCAGGTTATTTTGTATTTAGATCATCAGACCTCAGTGTTGCACAAGTTGATGATGTTGGTAATGTTTCAATAATAGGTCCAGGGACAAGTGTTATTACAGCTAACTTAGGTGGTACACTCAATAGCACCACTAATGAAATAGAAGGTGGTATTGACGCAGATGGTTCATTGATTATTAATTCATTAGGTGAATTTTCGTTTGCTCCAGTTCAAACAAGGGATGCAAATGATGTATTGTCTGTTTTTAGTGACTATTATACGAATGTACCTGTAGATTATTATAATGGGTTTTGGACTCCAGGTTCAACGACCGGATCTGCTGATTTTGTAGTGAATGGAGACAATATTTTAAATTATACGAATTTCAACTATGTTGGTACAGCAATGGGAAATCCAACATTAGATGCAAGTGAAATGACACATTTTCACATGAACCTCTATATTCCTGGCACTGTTCCTTCAAATTTTGATTTTTTAATTTCAATTGAAGATTGGGGGCCAAACCAAGTAGATAACGGTGGAGACGATACAAGACAACAAATTTTTGTCAATGCCTCTCAAGTCAGTGCGAATTCATGGGTTACTGTAGATGTTCCTTTAACATTAGCGAATAAAAGTAACATTGGATTAATTATTTATGAAAATATAAATGGATCTTCATTAAGTAACTTTTACGTAGACAATGTTTATTTCTATAAAGAGCCAACTGTAGTTGTTGGCCCAACAGATGCTCCTGAAGCGCCAACTGAAGATGAAGTGGCAAATAATGTCATTTCAGTATTTAGTGATGCTTACACAGATGTTGTTAATGATGGTCTTAATAATTTTGACAGCGGCTCAGTACTAGCTGTGCAAAACATAGCATCTAATGATGTTTTAAGATATAGCAACCTCAATTTTACAGGCTTAGAATTTCTTGGGCCAAATATTATTGATGCCTCAGCTACAACAACATTACATTTAGACCTTTGGTCTCCAGATGCAAATGAATTTAAAATTAAGTTAGTAGACTTTGGTGCAGATGGTGCATTTGGTGGCGGTGATGATACCGAACACGAAATTAATTTGGGGGCAACGGCAACAAATCAATGGGTGGCTTATGATATTGCTTTATCTGATTTCCTAGGTCTAGCCAGCACTCAAAATTTAGCACAGATTATCTTAGTTAATGCACCTGAAGGAACACTCTTTATAGATAACCTATACTTTTATAATTAA